The genome window CTCTGCCATTTGCGCCAGCCGTGCATCCTGAGGATTCGGCCAGAGCAAGAGGACGGCGCTCACTGCCAGCAATCCTGCGCACAGGTACAGCTTCTTTTGCACACCCTTCCATACATAGACGCTCTCTACAGCTTGCGGCATGATGCGTCGCAGATTACGCAGGGCATCCTCGCGCTGCATTGCGGCGATCTTCGAGACGTTGCCCCGATTTTCCCACGCTGTCACCACACGCTGCGCCAAGCCGTTTGCATCCGCGATCCTCGCGCTGTCCAACAGAGTAGGCTTTTTGCGAAAAGCGCTCAGCGAACCGGCGAGGACGGCAGCTGCGATCATCGCCACGGCGATCCACAGGTAATGCGGAATCGGCCAAAGACGGGCAACGAGGAGAAGCAAAGCGCTTCCCCCCGCTCCCCACAAGCTGTATGCGGCCAGCTCCCGCACCCAGCTTTGCCTGTCCAGTCTCCTGCGGATCGGCTCCAACAGCCCTTGCAGCTCGTCGTTTGATCTCGCTGTAAACATGTCTTATTGCTCCTGTGCTGCCTTGCGCATGCGCGGCCGCACCGGCTGAATCCAGTAGATCGCGAGGAGCAGGCAGGCCACGGTGACCAAAGCAAAGAACAGGCAGTAGTACCAGAACGGATCTATGTTCACCAGCACGCTGGCAGGATTGCCTCTACGGTGCAAATCCTGTACGGGGCCTTCATCGAAAATGTTCAGCATCGCAAAGAGCGGATTGATGCTATGCAAGAGATCCGGCCATACGGGCATCGGACCGGGCTGATAGTTCAGTTTCCTGCGCTGGTAACGGATCAATTCCTTGATGATCTCCGCCGCAACACTGGAGCCGATCGAGTACCCAAAGACGACTGCATAGCTGATGACTGTCGCGATCCCCGTCCGTTTGATCAGGGTGGAAAGCAGGACGCCGATGCTCCCGATTCCAAACATCGTCATCAAGTAAAAACCGAATACCTGAATCAGCTGTACAGGTGATATACCTCCGTACAGAAAGACGATTGCGTACAAAGGCACCGTCGCAAATACGAGAAAGGTCATGAAGCTGAGCGAAGCCAGCCACTTGCCTACAATCAAGCGTGTGGCGCTGATGTTGGTCGTGAGCAAAATACTGAGCGTCTGCCGCTCCCGCTCACCTGAAATGACTCCTGCCGTAAGTCCCGGGACGACAAAGCAGATCATGCCGAGCTGCAGGATGGACAGCATCATGAATAGCTCACGCGTCTGGTTTGGATTGTAGTAGCTCCCGCCGTTCGTCTGCAAAAAGATATAGAGAAGCGTAATTCCGCCCAGCACCAGCAAGTAGAGGAAGATAATCCACGGCGAACGCTGCGTCCGCATGCGCATCTTCCATTCGTTGAACAAGACCGGGTTGCGCAATCGTCTCAAGACGTTCATGAGCCCACCCCCTTGGTAATTTCCAAAAAGATTTCTTCCAGATTGCCTTCCGCCTCATTGAAAGCAGCCACTGGAAAGCCCGCTGTCGTGAGGTCTTGCAGGAGCTGCACCTGCTGCGCGTCATCCCCTGCGAAGCCTGCCACGATCCAGTTTCCTTCACGAGTCACACCCGAGACGACGGGCATTTCACGCAAACGGGTCATCGCTTCCTCGATCCGCCCTGT of Brevibacillus choshinensis contains these proteins:
- a CDS encoding ABC transporter permease is translated as MNVLRRLRNPVLFNEWKMRMRTQRSPWIIFLYLLVLGGITLLYIFLQTNGGSYYNPNQTRELFMMLSILQLGMICFVVPGLTAGVISGERERQTLSILLTTNISATRLIVGKWLASLSFMTFLVFATVPLYAIVFLYGGISPVQLIQVFGFYLMTMFGIGSIGVLLSTLIKRTGIATVISYAVVFGYSIGSSVAAEIIKELIRYQRRKLNYQPGPMPVWPDLLHSINPLFAMLNIFDEGPVQDLHRRGNPASVLVNIDPFWYYCLFFALVTVACLLLAIYWIQPVRPRMRKAAQEQ